A stretch of the Bacteroidales bacterium genome encodes the following:
- a CDS encoding carbamate kinase, translating to MSQLAVVALGGNAIQRGDQAGTIDEQEENTTRTLENLVFLIRQGYQLVITHGNGPQVGNILLRNDAGEAMYGIPQMPVDICVADSQGGIGYMVERMLRNVLHKHNLHREIVTLVTLTMVDRNDPAFSNPTKRIGKLCTREEAERLSKEKGWIFKEEMKAGNGFRRVVPSPEPLKIMNSGVVEYMARQGTIVIAAGGGGVPVYLDEKGDVRPAEVVIDKDLASSLLATSIRASEFYILTDVPYVYINYRQPDEKAVEFLDFADTEKYLAKGMFGEGNMAPKIRACLNFIRQGGRKAVITEAFKLEDKRYGTKITMHYED from the coding sequence ATGAGCCAGCTGGCAGTTGTTGCTTTAGGAGGAAATGCCATTCAACGTGGTGATCAGGCCGGGACGATTGATGAACAGGAAGAGAATACCACCAGAACGTTGGAGAATCTTGTTTTCCTGATCCGGCAGGGATACCAGCTTGTGATTACCCACGGTAACGGGCCGCAGGTAGGGAACATTCTTCTCCGAAATGATGCAGGAGAAGCCATGTATGGTATTCCCCAGATGCCGGTCGATATTTGCGTAGCTGATTCCCAGGGAGGAATCGGATACATGGTCGAACGTATGCTTCGTAATGTGCTTCACAAGCATAATCTTCACCGCGAAATAGTTACCCTGGTAACATTAACGATGGTTGACAGGAATGACCCGGCTTTCAGTAACCCAACCAAGCGCATAGGAAAGCTATGTACGCGAGAAGAAGCTGAACGCCTTTCCAAAGAAAAAGGCTGGATTTTTAAAGAAGAAATGAAGGCCGGCAACGGCTTCCGGCGGGTTGTTCCTTCACCGGAGCCATTAAAAATCATGAATTCAGGAGTTGTTGAATACATGGCCCGACAGGGCACCATAGTGATTGCTGCCGGCGGCGGCGGAGTTCCGGTTTACCTCGATGAAAAAGGTGATGTTCGTCCGGCTGAAGTGGTCATCGACAAGGACCTGGCGTCCTCCCTTCTGGCCACAAGCATTCGCGCCAGCGAATTCTATATTCTTACCGACGTGCCGTATGTGTATATCAATTACCGCCAGCCGGATGAAAAGGCCGTCGAATTTCTCGATTTCGCCGATACAGAAAAATACCTTGCCAAAGGAATGTTCGGCGAAGGAAATATGGCTCCCAAAATCAGGGCATGCCTGAACTTTATCAGACAGGGTGGCCGAAAAGCCGTAATTACTGAGGCATTCAAACTGGAAGACAAACGTTACGGAACCAAAATAACAATGCATTATGAGGATTGA